A single window of Granulicella sibirica DNA harbors:
- a CDS encoding transglutaminase family protein, giving the protein MYYSIRHLTKFLYDKPVSESMMETRMHPRSDQNQRCLTFHLSVSPRCRVFSYRDHLANHVHHFDIPGQHGQLVIVAESLVDMQAPVLVPASLTPAAWSELDAMVEVGDYWEMLFPSEFTAPTSALDELAKHLGVERTDDPLLCLHELNQQIYDYFDYVPKSTKVDSPIDVALTSRTGVCQDFAHIMITLVRSKLRIPCRYVSGYLFHEDRSDRSSESATHAWVEALIPGYGWVGFDPTNSLLAGERHIRTAIGRDYSDVPPTHGIFRGRAKSQLSVAVRVTPSIGTPSLDQELPVPEDWSILVEKAQALPEQPPTPTRQQQMAQQQQ; this is encoded by the coding sequence ATGTATTACTCGATTCGGCATCTGACGAAGTTTCTGTACGACAAGCCGGTTAGCGAAAGCATGATGGAGACGCGGATGCATCCGCGCAGCGACCAGAACCAGCGCTGCCTCACGTTCCATCTGTCGGTAAGCCCGCGCTGCCGCGTCTTCAGCTATCGCGATCACCTTGCGAACCACGTGCATCACTTCGATATCCCAGGACAACATGGACAGTTGGTGATCGTCGCGGAATCGCTCGTGGACATGCAGGCCCCGGTCCTCGTTCCGGCCTCTCTCACTCCGGCTGCCTGGTCGGAACTTGATGCGATGGTCGAGGTCGGCGACTACTGGGAAATGCTGTTTCCGAGCGAGTTCACGGCACCGACCTCGGCGCTCGATGAACTCGCAAAGCATCTCGGCGTCGAGCGGACGGACGATCCGCTCTTGTGCCTGCATGAGCTAAATCAGCAGATCTACGACTACTTCGATTATGTGCCGAAGTCGACCAAGGTCGATTCGCCCATCGACGTCGCGCTGACGAGTCGGACCGGGGTTTGCCAGGATTTTGCCCACATCATGATCACGCTGGTGCGGAGCAAGCTGCGGATTCCCTGCCGGTATGTGAGCGGATATCTCTTCCACGAAGACCGAAGCGACCGCTCGTCGGAGTCAGCGACGCATGCTTGGGTTGAAGCGCTTATCCCGGGGTACGGCTGGGTTGGCTTCGATCCGACAAACAGTCTTTTAGCTGGTGAAAGACACATTCGGACGGCGATTGGGCGCGATTATTCGGATGTTCCACCGACGCATGGGATCTTTCGCGGGCGCGCGAAGAGCCAATTGAGCGTAGCTGTAAGGGTCACTCCTTCGATTGGAACGCCGTCGCTCGATCAGGAACTACCGGTGCCTGAGGACTGGTCGATCCTTGTCGAGAAGGCGCAGGCTCTGCCAGAACAGCCGCCTACACCCACCCGTCAGCAGCAAATGGCGCAGCAACAGCAGTAG
- a CDS encoding SDR family oxidoreductase, translated as MTTNGSSYGSTTAPTALAASQQGEAPILGARKKILVLGATSGIAEATCRIWARQGASLFLVARNADKLAAVAADLRVRGAAFVDTAVADLDDTEGHPALLAHAINSLAGMDVAYLAHGVLGDQTAAEQDFNTAAQILHTNFVAPVSLLTWLANYCVQRHAGVLAVISSVAGDRGRKSNYLYGSSKAGLSAFLGGLRNRVDREGVTVLTIKPGPVKTAMTSTMKGSEKFADVDKVAQTIVNAVDKRVDNLYVPFQWQPIMFVIRNIPDRIFKKLNL; from the coding sequence ATGACCACGAACGGTTCTTCGTACGGTTCAACGACCGCCCCGACCGCACTCGCCGCCAGCCAGCAAGGTGAAGCTCCTATCCTTGGCGCACGGAAGAAGATTCTCGTCCTCGGCGCCACCTCCGGCATTGCGGAGGCCACGTGCCGCATCTGGGCTCGCCAGGGTGCGAGCCTATTCCTCGTAGCCCGTAACGCCGACAAACTCGCCGCCGTTGCCGCCGATCTGCGCGTACGCGGAGCCGCCTTCGTCGATACCGCCGTTGCCGACCTCGATGACACCGAGGGGCATCCCGCCCTCCTTGCCCACGCTATCAACTCGCTCGCCGGCATGGACGTCGCCTACCTTGCGCACGGAGTCCTCGGCGACCAGACGGCCGCCGAGCAGGACTTCAATACCGCTGCCCAGATTCTTCACACCAACTTTGTCGCGCCGGTCTCGCTCCTGACGTGGCTGGCGAACTATTGTGTCCAGCGCCACGCCGGCGTGCTTGCTGTAATCTCATCCGTTGCCGGTGACCGCGGACGCAAGTCGAACTATCTCTACGGCTCCTCGAAGGCCGGCCTCTCGGCGTTTCTCGGAGGGCTCCGCAATCGGGTGGACCGCGAAGGTGTCACGGTGCTAACGATCAAACCTGGTCCGGTCAAGACAGCGATGACCAGCACGATGAAGGGAAGCGAGAAGTTCGCCGACGTCGACAAGGTGGCACAGACGATCGTCAACGCCGTCGACAAGCGCGTTGACAACCTCTACGTGCCGTTTCAGTGGCAGCCCATCATGTTCGTCATTCGCAATATTCCGGACCGGATCTTCAAGAAACTGAACCTCTAA
- a CDS encoding FAD-binding oxidoreductase, giving the protein MPPTTPPNGLPDAPAPFESWGRYPTYQAKVLPVHWQNDFPKVAAGIHDGALPVGMGRSYGDSCLLKDGNLLVTTSMNRLLSFDTTTGLLTAEAGITLGQILDFAVPLGFFLPVSPGTKYVTLGGAIANDIHGKNHHVAGTFGCHVTQFELVRSDGSRRLCSPTENPDFYAATIGGLGLTGFISWATLRLRPIVSRMIDYEGIQFHGIDEFLDITRQSQHVEYTVSWVDCASTGKNFCRGVFMLGDHSKVPAELKPSPEPKLIFPFDAPGFALNHTTVSLFNTVFFHKQIKARVKALQDYEPFFYPLDKVLRWNRLYGKRGLLQFQYAIPWENAREGTVAILGEVAKSGLASFLAVLKAFGDVPSPGLMSFPQPGITLALDFPIKPDVTFPLFERLADMTRDFGGRLYPAKDAAMTASQFQTFYPQWEQLARFRDPLITSSFWERVTGDKLAL; this is encoded by the coding sequence ATGCCGCCTACAACACCCCCCAATGGCCTCCCCGACGCCCCCGCGCCTTTTGAGTCCTGGGGTCGTTACCCCACATACCAGGCGAAAGTTCTCCCGGTTCACTGGCAGAACGATTTTCCCAAGGTCGCCGCAGGCATCCATGACGGAGCCCTTCCCGTCGGCATGGGCCGCAGTTATGGCGACTCCTGCCTGTTGAAGGATGGAAACCTCCTCGTCACCACGAGCATGAATCGCCTGCTCTCCTTCGATACCACTACCGGCCTTCTGACGGCCGAAGCCGGAATCACCCTTGGCCAGATCCTAGACTTCGCCGTCCCCCTCGGATTCTTTCTGCCCGTAAGTCCTGGAACGAAGTACGTCACGCTTGGCGGGGCGATCGCCAACGACATCCACGGAAAGAACCACCACGTTGCCGGCACCTTCGGCTGTCACGTCACCCAGTTTGAACTCGTCCGCTCGGATGGCTCTCGTCGCCTCTGCAGCCCGACCGAGAACCCGGACTTCTACGCCGCGACCATCGGCGGCCTCGGTCTCACCGGCTTCATCTCCTGGGCAACGCTGCGTCTGCGTCCCATCGTCTCGCGCATGATCGACTATGAGGGGATCCAGTTCCACGGCATCGACGAGTTCCTCGACATCACCCGGCAGAGCCAGCATGTCGAGTACACCGTCTCCTGGGTGGATTGCGCCTCCACCGGCAAAAACTTCTGCCGCGGCGTCTTCATGCTCGGCGATCACTCGAAGGTGCCGGCCGAGCTGAAGCCGTCTCCTGAGCCGAAGCTGATCTTTCCCTTCGACGCACCCGGTTTCGCGCTGAATCACACCACGGTCTCCCTGTTCAACACCGTCTTCTTTCACAAGCAGATCAAGGCTCGCGTGAAGGCGCTCCAGGACTACGAACCCTTCTTCTATCCTCTGGACAAGGTTCTCCGCTGGAATCGCCTTTATGGCAAGCGCGGACTGCTGCAGTTCCAGTACGCCATCCCGTGGGAGAACGCACGCGAAGGAACCGTCGCGATCCTGGGTGAGGTCGCAAAGTCCGGCCTCGCAAGCTTCCTCGCCGTACTCAAGGCTTTCGGAGATGTCCCGTCGCCGGGCCTGATGAGCTTCCCGCAGCCCGGCATCACGCTCGCGCTCGACTTTCCCATCAAGCCGGACGTGACGTTCCCGCTCTTCGAGCGACTGGCCGACATGACACGCGACTTTGGCGGCCGTCTCTATCCGGCCAAGGACGCGGCCATGACCGCCTCGCAGTTTCAGACCTTTTATCCCCAGTGGGAGCAGCTGGCCCGCTTCCGCGATCCCCTCATCACCTCCAGCTTCTGGGAGCGCGTTACCGGAGACAAACTCGCCTTATGA
- the rplT gene encoding 50S ribosomal protein L20 — protein sequence MPRVKRSTKRSDRRKKILKRASGYFLTKSKLYQAAQEAVERGLMFAYTGRKQKKRQYRALWIVRINAACRINGMSYSTFINGLKRAGNTLDRKILADIAANDPAGFTALIAQAKAAPKTEPKIKAAA from the coding sequence ATGCCCCGTGTTAAACGGAGTACTAAGCGCAGCGACCGCCGCAAGAAGATTCTCAAGCGTGCGAGTGGCTACTTCCTCACCAAATCCAAGCTCTACCAGGCAGCGCAGGAAGCCGTCGAGCGCGGACTCATGTTCGCCTACACCGGGCGCAAGCAGAAGAAGCGCCAGTATCGCGCTCTTTGGATCGTTCGTATCAACGCCGCCTGCCGCATCAACGGCATGAGCTACTCGACGTTCATCAACGGCCTCAAGCGCGCGGGGAACACGCTTGATCGGAAGATCCTAGCCGACATCGCCGCCAACGACCCAGCCGGCTTCACGGCCCTGATCGCCCAGGCGAAGGCCGCTCCGAAGACCGAGCCGAAGATTAAGGCTGCCGCGTAG
- the rpmI gene encoding 50S ribosomal protein L35, with the protein MPKQKTHSGAAKRFSKTASGRFKRGQSKMRHILTSKQTKTKRKLGGAALISVADTPKIARMLPYA; encoded by the coding sequence ATGCCAAAGCAGAAGACACACAGCGGCGCGGCGAAGCGCTTCAGCAAGACCGCCAGCGGCAGGTTCAAGCGCGGGCAGTCCAAGATGCGTCATATCCTCACCTCAAAGCAGACCAAGACCAAGCGCAAGCTCGGTGGCGCTGCTCTGATCTCGGTGGCGGATACCCCGAAGATTGCCCGTATGCTTCCCTACGCGTAA
- the gyrB gene encoding DNA topoisomerase (ATP-hydrolyzing) subunit B, giving the protein MASTSVPSVQPVPDVPSNVADAPKQGGGYSAENITVLEGLAAVRLRPAMYIGSTGEQGLHHLVYEVVDNSVDEALGGHATRIDVTIHVDNSITVVDDGRGIPVDDKVINGERMPAVQVVLTMLHAGGKFDASNYKVSGGLHGVGVSCVNALSEEFDVEIWRDDHAWEQDYSKGAPISTLRKMGPTKRKGTKVHFLPDKTIFTVTEFSYDTLAQRLRELAFLNKGLEITLTDERTTDAKTGEAKSQLFKYAGGIAEFIKHINKGKQVLHEKPIYMEAERDNVAMEIALQYNDAYSETVFTFANNINTVDGGTHLSGFKTALTRTINAAGQSLGLFKDVKENLSGDDVREGLVVVISVKLSQPQFEGQTKGKLNSDIGGIVQAFVNERLGAFLEQNPQVAKKIINKAIDAARAREAARKARDLTRRKGALDGGGLPGKLADCSERQPDRCELYLVEGESAGGTAKQGRDRRFQAILPLKGKILNVEKARYDKMLGHEEIRAMITALGCGIGKDDFDASKLRYGKLILMTDADVDGSHIRTLLLTFFFRHMTELIKRGHVYIAQPPLFRIKKGKFEQYIKDEREYVNVMVKRASDGMVLTYGEGAAKIEGAELTGFMQQLNEYLGFLDKVQKRLRNERVLLDFVALFAHEGAAPALKADFQTREKLDAMRERLLAVEKEFQFRAVGEPFFDEEHQTWSVSFTDSQGAERKIDWALANAAESRLLLSKYSQIKDKLQAPFLISYAAKTAAAVAQEAQDEAEEVASEEGVNETIAAAPGTVAEAKPAAKRSSRVNQDPVEKTNVREVFEYVIEQGRKEYQVQRYKGLGEMTAPQLWETTMDPERRTLMQVKLEDIAACEEIFTTLMGEDVESRRKFIEENALDVKNLDI; this is encoded by the coding sequence ATGGCATCGACGTCCGTCCCTTCCGTGCAGCCTGTTCCTGATGTTCCCTCCAACGTTGCTGACGCACCGAAGCAAGGCGGCGGTTACTCGGCTGAAAATATTACCGTGCTCGAGGGACTTGCGGCGGTTCGGTTGCGTCCGGCGATGTATATCGGGTCAACGGGCGAACAGGGCTTGCACCACCTGGTGTACGAGGTGGTGGACAACTCGGTCGACGAGGCGCTGGGTGGTCATGCTACGCGGATCGATGTGACGATCCATGTCGATAACTCGATTACGGTGGTCGATGACGGACGCGGGATTCCGGTGGATGACAAGGTCATCAACGGGGAGCGGATGCCGGCGGTGCAGGTCGTGTTGACGATGCTGCATGCGGGTGGAAAGTTCGATGCGTCGAACTACAAGGTTTCGGGTGGTCTGCACGGCGTTGGTGTGAGCTGCGTCAATGCGCTGAGCGAGGAGTTCGACGTCGAGATCTGGCGTGACGACCACGCTTGGGAGCAGGACTACTCCAAGGGTGCTCCGATCAGCACGCTGCGCAAGATGGGTCCGACGAAGCGCAAGGGGACGAAGGTCCACTTCCTGCCGGACAAGACGATCTTTACCGTCACCGAGTTCAGCTATGACACGCTGGCGCAGAGACTGAGGGAACTTGCGTTCCTCAACAAGGGTCTTGAGATTACGCTGACCGATGAGCGCACGACGGATGCGAAGACGGGTGAGGCGAAGAGCCAGCTCTTCAAGTACGCGGGTGGAATTGCCGAGTTCATCAAGCACATCAACAAGGGCAAACAAGTGCTGCACGAGAAGCCGATCTACATGGAGGCTGAGCGTGACAACGTGGCAATGGAGATTGCGCTGCAGTACAACGACGCTTACTCGGAGACGGTGTTCACGTTCGCCAACAACATCAATACGGTCGATGGCGGAACGCATCTCTCAGGGTTCAAGACGGCGCTGACTCGGACGATCAATGCGGCTGGTCAGTCGCTTGGGCTGTTCAAGGATGTGAAGGAGAACCTCTCGGGCGATGACGTTCGCGAAGGTCTCGTGGTTGTTATATCCGTCAAGCTCTCGCAGCCTCAGTTCGAGGGCCAGACGAAGGGCAAGCTGAACTCGGATATCGGGGGAATCGTCCAGGCGTTCGTCAACGAGCGGCTTGGCGCGTTCCTTGAGCAGAATCCGCAGGTGGCGAAGAAGATCATCAACAAGGCAATCGATGCGGCACGTGCGAGAGAAGCTGCACGGAAGGCGAGAGACCTTACGCGGCGGAAAGGTGCGCTCGATGGTGGCGGTTTGCCTGGGAAGCTTGCCGATTGCTCGGAGAGACAGCCTGATCGATGCGAGCTGTACCTGGTTGAGGGTGAATCGGCTGGTGGAACGGCCAAGCAGGGACGGGATCGTCGGTTCCAGGCGATTCTGCCGCTGAAGGGTAAGATCCTCAACGTCGAGAAGGCTCGTTACGACAAGATGCTTGGGCACGAGGAAATCCGGGCGATGATTACCGCGCTTGGATGCGGGATCGGGAAAGACGACTTCGATGCTTCCAAGCTGCGTTACGGGAAGCTGATCCTGATGACGGATGCTGACGTTGACGGATCGCACATTCGGACGCTTCTGCTCACGTTCTTCTTCAGGCACATGACGGAGTTGATCAAGCGTGGTCATGTGTACATTGCTCAGCCTCCGCTTTTCCGGATCAAGAAAGGCAAGTTCGAGCAGTACATCAAGGATGAGCGCGAATACGTGAATGTGATGGTGAAGCGCGCTTCCGATGGAATGGTTCTGACGTACGGAGAAGGAGCTGCGAAGATCGAAGGTGCTGAATTGACTGGGTTTATGCAGCAGCTCAATGAGTATCTCGGGTTCCTGGATAAGGTTCAGAAGAGACTTCGGAATGAGCGGGTTCTGCTGGACTTCGTTGCGCTGTTCGCGCATGAGGGGGCGGCCCCAGCTTTGAAGGCGGATTTTCAGACGCGCGAGAAGCTGGATGCGATGCGGGAGAGGCTGCTTGCGGTCGAGAAGGAGTTTCAGTTCCGGGCCGTCGGCGAGCCTTTCTTCGATGAAGAGCACCAGACGTGGTCGGTCAGCTTTACGGATTCGCAGGGCGCGGAGCGGAAGATCGACTGGGCGCTGGCGAATGCGGCTGAGAGCCGGTTGTTGCTGAGCAAATACTCGCAGATCAAGGACAAGCTGCAGGCTCCGTTCCTGATCTCGTATGCTGCGAAGACGGCGGCTGCCGTGGCGCAGGAGGCTCAGGACGAGGCGGAAGAGGTGGCGTCGGAAGAGGGCGTGAACGAGACGATTGCTGCTGCTCCGGGGACGGTGGCTGAGGCGAAACCTGCGGCGAAGCGTTCAAGCCGGGTGAACCAGGATCCGGTGGAGAAGACGAACGTTCGCGAGGTGTTCGAGTATGTCATCGAGCAGGGACGGAAAGAGTACCAGGTTCAGCGGTACAAGGGTCTGGGCGAGATGACGGCTCCGCAGCTCTGGGAGACGACGATGGATCCGGAACGCAGGACGCTGATGCAGGTGAAGCTCGAAGATATCGCGGCGTGCGAGGAGATCTTTACGACGCTGATGGGCGAGGATGTCGAGAGCCGTCGCAAGTTCATCGAAGAGAATGCGCTGGATGTGAAGAACCTGGATATTTAG
- a CDS encoding ABC-three component system protein, protein MTNARRAYTKSEELSLTTQVGGYCPLCDAPLFYTKRNHDYKNYQLAHIYPLNPTPEEIEELKEVARLHSEVNHPDNQIPLCARCHSQFDKPRTREEYEQLAAIKISILRQQMQRSLRGDYQLEASIDEVISLLGEVDFSDENTNNLQFDAKSLDQKFDASLPGPTRRKIKHHVADYYSHIKRGFRDLEMQTPMASEVIYTQVRSFYKKQKSLGLSQPEIFLNIVLWLRSNTASHSFDAPEIIASFFVQNCEVFD, encoded by the coding sequence TTGACGAACGCACGGCGAGCCTACACCAAGTCTGAAGAATTGTCGCTCACTACGCAGGTTGGGGGATACTGTCCCCTCTGCGATGCTCCACTCTTTTACACAAAAAGAAATCATGACTACAAAAACTATCAACTCGCGCATATTTACCCGCTCAATCCCACTCCAGAGGAAATTGAAGAGCTCAAGGAAGTGGCGCGACTGCATTCTGAAGTGAACCATCCGGATAATCAAATTCCTCTATGTGCAAGATGTCATAGTCAATTCGACAAACCCCGCACTCGCGAAGAATATGAGCAGCTAGCTGCGATCAAGATCAGCATTCTCCGTCAGCAGATGCAGCGAAGCCTTCGTGGGGACTACCAATTAGAAGCGTCGATTGATGAAGTTATTTCGCTCCTTGGAGAAGTTGACTTCTCGGACGAGAACACCAACAACCTGCAATTCGATGCAAAGAGTCTCGATCAGAAATTCGACGCTTCGCTCCCAGGGCCGACGCGTCGAAAAATCAAGCATCACGTCGCGGACTACTACTCACATATCAAGCGCGGCTTTCGCGACCTCGAGATGCAGACGCCAATGGCGTCTGAAGTTATTTATACGCAGGTGAGATCGTTTTACAAAAAGCAGAAGAGCCTCGGGCTTTCGCAGCCAGAGATTTTCTTAAATATTGTTCTTTGGCTTAGGAGTAACACTGCTTCGCATAGCTTTGATGCTCCTGAGATCATCGCGTCTTTTTTCGTGCAAAATTGCGAGGTCTTCGATTGA
- a CDS encoding ABC-three component system middle component 7: MITPNKAISLKESALGHLGVILKVRVEGMDLITLYHKVADQFESLDQFLLTLDTLYILGRIDVNVTTRVVNYAP; the protein is encoded by the coding sequence TTGATCACACCGAACAAAGCGATATCGCTTAAGGAATCAGCCCTCGGTCACCTAGGCGTGATACTGAAAGTGCGGGTGGAAGGCATGGATCTGATTACTCTGTATCACAAAGTGGCAGACCAGTTCGAGAGCTTAGACCAGTTCCTTTTAACCCTAGACACCTTGTACATTCTTGGCCGAATTGACGTTAATGTTACGACTAGGGTTGTGAATTATGCTCCTTGA
- a CDS encoding DUF2326 domain-containing protein: MLLEIRSEQFRKKVVQFKIGLNVILGDDNATNSIGKSTLLMVIDFCFGGSDLLSHNTDLIPELGHHDYSFAFRFEEQDHRFRRGTFEPSLVYICDETYSPGPPISLQEYTAFLKQAYKISLPDLSFRALVGLYIRVWGKDNLSVERPLNLDQRQAAGQCVDILLKTFDRYSAIRDVTQQLSAAEGQIEALRQARKYDFVPKISKRAYEENDKRINELEREMADIRLNLARYATNLSEVVNKEVLQLKLQKDQLLAQRLSLASRLQRVQGNLNGSRVIRSESFRDLINFFPEISKDRLEKVEDFHRDVARLLRTELQESEAQLDLEISRIDGAIAEIDIGMSQTLSSVEQPNALVEHVYRVSVELDNTRGVNQIFDDESALKTRLGELQEQLALEKKNVLQIVEDTVNDGMRRVVTSVFGGERKSPELTLQEKSYKFKVYDDTGTGVAYSSLVVLDLTVFQATVLPVVVHDTLLFKNIENDSVSRLIQIYLNSNKQSFIALDEIDKYGSETASILRSRSAIALDNVDVLYVKDWRPSRGSQKLVKE, translated from the coding sequence ATGCTCCTTGAGATCCGTTCTGAGCAGTTTCGCAAGAAAGTGGTGCAATTCAAGATTGGCCTTAACGTCATCCTTGGGGATGACAATGCAACAAATTCGATTGGTAAATCGACCTTGCTGATGGTCATCGATTTTTGCTTCGGCGGCAGTGATCTTCTAAGCCACAATACCGATTTAATTCCTGAATTGGGTCATCATGATTACTCCTTCGCTTTTAGATTTGAGGAGCAGGATCATCGCTTTCGTCGCGGCACTTTTGAACCCTCGCTTGTTTACATTTGCGACGAGACCTACAGTCCTGGCCCTCCTATTTCACTTCAGGAGTACACCGCCTTCCTCAAGCAGGCATATAAGATCTCCCTGCCCGATCTAAGTTTCAGAGCGCTTGTCGGCCTCTACATCCGTGTATGGGGCAAGGATAACCTCTCCGTGGAGAGGCCGCTAAATTTAGATCAACGACAGGCAGCGGGTCAGTGCGTCGACATTCTTTTAAAGACTTTTGACAGATATAGTGCAATTAGAGATGTCACACAGCAACTGAGCGCCGCGGAGGGTCAAATAGAAGCGCTAAGACAAGCGCGAAAGTATGATTTTGTCCCGAAGATCAGTAAGCGAGCTTATGAAGAAAACGACAAACGGATAAATGAGCTAGAGAGGGAGATGGCAGATATTCGTCTCAACCTCGCAAGGTACGCTACTAACCTCTCTGAAGTCGTGAATAAGGAAGTTCTGCAACTCAAGCTTCAGAAAGATCAGCTGCTCGCGCAGCGGTTGTCCTTAGCGAGTCGTCTTCAAAGAGTTCAGGGTAACCTAAACGGAAGCAGGGTCATACGAAGTGAGAGTTTCCGCGACCTCATAAATTTCTTCCCGGAGATAAGCAAAGATCGACTGGAGAAAGTCGAAGATTTCCATCGTGATGTTGCTCGTCTATTGAGAACCGAGCTTCAGGAGTCTGAGGCTCAACTTGATTTGGAGATATCCCGAATAGATGGTGCGATTGCGGAAATTGATATTGGCATGTCGCAAACTCTTAGTTCCGTTGAGCAACCCAATGCACTCGTCGAACACGTCTACAGGGTATCGGTGGAACTTGATAACACACGTGGAGTGAATCAAATATTCGATGACGAGAGTGCCCTTAAAACGAGGTTAGGTGAACTTCAGGAGCAGCTTGCTCTAGAAAAGAAAAATGTCCTTCAGATCGTCGAAGATACGGTCAACGATGGAATGCGGAGAGTTGTGACGTCCGTGTTTGGCGGGGAGCGCAAGAGCCCTGAACTCACTCTCCAAGAAAAGAGCTATAAGTTCAAAGTATATGACGATACAGGCACCGGCGTTGCTTACTCTAGCCTTGTCGTGCTCGACCTAACTGTCTTTCAAGCGACGGTGCTTCCAGTAGTCGTGCACGATACGCTCCTCTTCAAAAACATTGAAAATGATTCTGTCTCAAGACTTATTCAGATATATCTAAATTCGAATAAGCAATCGTTCATAGCGTTAGATGAAATCGACAAGTATGGATCCGAGACCGCTTCTATCCTTAGAAGCCGTAGCGCAATCGCGCTAGATAACGTAGATGTTCTTTATGTAAAGGACTGGCGCCCAAGCAGAGGTTCGCAGAAATTAGTCAAAGAGTGA